A genomic region of Nitrosomonas ureae contains the following coding sequences:
- the rluB gene encoding 23S rRNA pseudouridine(2605) synthase RluB, whose amino-acid sequence MKVNKPIRPVKKKTVTLKKNATEPLAASSAVSATLTFKLQKLLAQKGLGSRREMEALIASGQVKLNDHIAVIGDRAGPGDIVRIGRRVIRIHEEEELPKVLLYHKPEGEIVSRNDPQGRPSVFDKLPHLRSSKWIAIGRLDFNTSGLLIFTNDGALANRMMHPRFEMEREYAVRILGELTEEQMQQLTTGITLEDGEAAFTYLADQGGEGANHWYRVILKEGKNREVRRMFEAIGLTVSRLMRVRFGPINLPPRIKRGQWLELDEKETRRLLSLIK is encoded by the coding sequence TACAGAACCACTAGCCGCCTCCTCCGCCGTATCGGCAACACTCACTTTCAAGCTGCAGAAACTGTTAGCGCAAAAAGGCTTGGGCTCGAGACGGGAAATGGAAGCACTGATTGCTTCAGGACAAGTCAAACTGAATGATCACATAGCCGTGATCGGGGACCGGGCCGGGCCGGGCGACATAGTACGTATCGGCAGGCGCGTAATTCGCATCCATGAGGAAGAAGAGTTACCTAAAGTACTGCTCTATCACAAACCGGAAGGTGAAATTGTCAGCCGCAATGATCCGCAAGGCCGCCCTTCCGTCTTTGACAAACTGCCGCATTTGCGATCTTCCAAATGGATTGCTATCGGCCGCCTGGATTTTAATACCAGTGGCTTGTTGATTTTCACCAACGACGGTGCTTTGGCCAATCGCATGATGCACCCGCGTTTTGAAATGGAGCGGGAATATGCTGTACGAATACTGGGCGAGCTCACTGAAGAACAAATGCAACAATTAACCACCGGTATAACATTAGAAGACGGTGAAGCAGCATTCACCTATCTGGCAGATCAAGGCGGAGAAGGCGCTAATCACTGGTATCGCGTGATCTTGAAAGAAGGTAAGAATCGCGAAGTACGACGTATGTTTGAAGCCATAGGATTGACGGTAAGCCGCCTGATGCGTGTGCGCTTCGGCCCGATTAATCTGCCGCCCAGAATCAAGCGCGGGCAATGGCTGGAATTGGACGAAAAAGAAACCCGGCGATTATTGAGCTTGATCAAGTAG